The Geoalkalibacter sp. genome has a segment encoding these proteins:
- a CDS encoding ATP-binding protein, translated as MMQDDSGNIPRTDRQGKLESVGISFLFIALFWTLVLGALAGWNYYQTYQFALENARTAARHGVGKDRTFRRWATGHGGVYVPVTEKTPPNPYLTHVFERDISTPSGRPLTLVNPAYMLRQMHEMADDLFGTRGHITSLKPLRPENAPDAWQIEALQAFARGVDEWSSKSLLDGEVYVRLMRPMIAEEGCLKCHGHQGYQVGDVLGGVSVAVPWEGYRRELQNVLPAYVLGYGGLWGLGLYFIARNRARLRDHLRMRGQVETLLRERTRELEERGAELERFNYTVSHDLKSPLVTVKSFLGFLEDDLKSQDARRIQMDMEYMRVATRKMSQLLDELLEMSRIGRLVNPPVSMSFADLMEEVLLLTAGSITERGVEVLITAGGPDLYGDRPRLVEIWQNLVENAVKYMGAQSQPRIDIGFEEEGGETIFFVRDNGMGIDPRYFDKIFGLFEKLDKQTEGSGLGLALVKRIVQLNGGRIWVESAGEGQGACFRFTLPETLGRKARP; from the coding sequence ATGATGCAGGATGATTCAGGGAATATCCCTCGGACGGATCGGCAGGGCAAGCTTGAATCCGTCGGGATTTCCTTTCTGTTTATCGCTCTCTTCTGGACTCTGGTGCTCGGTGCCCTGGCCGGTTGGAATTATTATCAGACCTACCAATTCGCCCTGGAAAATGCCCGCACCGCCGCGCGTCACGGCGTCGGTAAGGACCGCACCTTTCGACGCTGGGCCACCGGCCATGGGGGCGTATATGTCCCGGTAACCGAAAAGACGCCACCCAACCCCTATTTGACCCATGTTTTCGAGCGCGACATCAGCACCCCCTCCGGACGGCCCCTGACTCTCGTCAATCCCGCCTATATGCTGCGCCAGATGCACGAAATGGCCGATGATCTTTTCGGCACCCGCGGCCATATCACCAGCCTCAAACCCCTGCGACCCGAAAATGCCCCCGATGCCTGGCAGATCGAGGCCTTGCAGGCCTTTGCGCGGGGTGTCGACGAGTGGTCTTCCAAGTCGCTTCTGGATGGTGAAGTCTACGTGCGCCTCATGCGCCCCATGATCGCCGAGGAGGGGTGTCTCAAATGCCATGGTCACCAGGGCTACCAGGTCGGGGATGTTCTGGGCGGGGTGAGCGTCGCGGTGCCCTGGGAGGGGTACCGCCGGGAATTGCAGAACGTGCTGCCGGCCTACGTGTTGGGCTATGGCGGGCTGTGGGGACTCGGGCTTTATTTCATCGCAAGAAACCGCGCGCGGCTGCGCGATCATCTGAGAATGCGTGGGCAGGTCGAGACCCTGCTGCGGGAGCGCACCCGTGAGCTTGAGGAGCGCGGCGCCGAACTCGAACGCTTCAACTACACGGTGTCCCACGATCTGAAAAGTCCCCTGGTGACGGTCAAATCCTTCCTTGGCTTTCTGGAAGACGATCTCAAGAGCCAGGATGCCCGGCGTATCCAGATGGATATGGAATACATGCGAGTCGCGACCCGGAAAATGAGTCAGTTGCTGGACGAACTTCTGGAAATGTCGCGCATCGGACGCCTGGTCAATCCTCCCGTTTCCATGTCCTTTGCCGATCTGATGGAGGAAGTGCTTCTCCTGACGGCCGGCTCCATCACCGAACGGGGGGTCGAGGTGTTGATCACCGCCGGCGGCCCCGACCTTTACGGCGATCGACCGCGATTGGTGGAGATCTGGCAGAATCTCGTGGAAAACGCCGTGAAATACATGGGCGCGCAGAGCCAACCGCGCATTGACATCGGGTTTGAGGAAGAGGGAGGCGAGACGATCTTTTTCGTGCGCGACAACGGCATGGGCATCGACCCGCGCTATTTCGACAAAATTTTCGGACTCTTTGAAAAGCTCGACAAGCAGACCGAGGGCAGCGGCCTGGGGCTCGCTCTGGTCAAGCGCATTGTCCAACTCAACGGGGGCCGTATCTGGGTGGAATCTGCTGGTGAAGGGCAGGGTGCCTGCTTTCGTTTTACCTTGCCCGAAACCCTTGGACGAAAGGCGCGTCCATGA
- a CDS encoding ATP-binding protein has product MRMRLFFAGLLIAFLTLAPLVVSAETPRLVRVASFNYYPAIFLDDDGRVKGFYVDLFDEIARQENLRIEYVHGSWAQGLERIRGGEVDLLTSVAWTEERSAFMDYGRVPLLTVWSELYVRTDATLTGIKDVAGKKIAVMKGDYNGRYVADILEKFGLPAEFHEFADFTAVFEAVRRGQVDAGVVNVLFGEARASQHGLKSTGVLFNPFDVYFTTAKGQNTELLALLDRYLEDWKSGETSIYHQARLKWQHPKEQPGEILPTWVYQALGVLLALALGALGFVVLLRREVRRKTEAVRQREEQLRDSHEAYQCILRTTHDGFWLTDTQGVILDVNDTYARQSGYGRDELIGMRISDLEARETPEETATHVGRLMEKGSDLFETMHRRKDGSTWDVEISCTYSPFSGGRFTVFARDISARKQADAALREKNEEMERLVYTVSHDLRTPLITIKAYLGFLQQDLAAHITEEIATDMTHMHAAADKMERLLEELLHYSRVGRLNPAVVDIGFRQLVDEGCKAAAGRLASRQVEVKVRDADLVLHGDPLRLAQIWQNLIDNAAKYMGDQAAPRIDIGVENQGAAWVFFVRDNGMGVAPENQEKIFGLFDKIDKHSEGTGLGLALVKRIVESYRGRIWVESQGAGQGSCFRFTLPEALPAQGEGSL; this is encoded by the coding sequence ATGAGAATGAGATTGTTTTTCGCCGGTTTGCTTATCGCGTTTCTCACCCTGGCGCCTCTCGTCGTTTCCGCCGAAACGCCGCGCCTGGTGCGCGTGGCCTCCTTCAATTACTATCCGGCGATTTTCCTCGACGACGACGGCCGGGTGAAAGGTTTCTACGTCGATCTGTTCGATGAGATCGCCAGGCAGGAAAATCTGCGCATCGAGTACGTTCACGGTAGCTGGGCGCAGGGCCTGGAGCGCATCCGCGGCGGCGAAGTGGATCTGCTCACCAGTGTCGCCTGGACCGAGGAACGCAGCGCCTTCATGGATTACGGGCGCGTACCGCTGCTCACGGTGTGGAGCGAGCTTTACGTGCGCACCGATGCGACGCTGACCGGCATCAAGGACGTCGCGGGCAAGAAAATCGCGGTGATGAAGGGTGATTACAACGGCCGCTATGTCGCCGACATTCTGGAAAAGTTCGGCCTGCCCGCCGAATTTCACGAATTCGCCGATTTCACCGCCGTGTTCGAGGCCGTGCGTCGTGGGCAGGTCGACGCGGGGGTGGTCAATGTGTTGTTCGGCGAGGCGCGAGCCTCTCAGCACGGACTCAAATCCACCGGGGTGCTCTTCAATCCCTTCGATGTCTATTTCACGACGGCCAAGGGTCAAAACACCGAACTCCTCGCGCTGCTGGACCGCTATCTGGAGGATTGGAAGAGCGGCGAAACTTCCATTTATCACCAGGCACGCCTCAAGTGGCAACATCCGAAAGAGCAACCCGGCGAAATCCTCCCCACCTGGGTTTATCAAGCCCTGGGTGTACTCTTGGCGCTCGCGTTGGGCGCCCTGGGGTTCGTCGTGTTGCTGCGCCGCGAGGTGCGGCGCAAGACCGAGGCCGTGAGGCAGCGCGAGGAACAGTTGCGCGACAGCCACGAGGCCTATCAATGCATTCTGCGCACCACCCATGACGGATTCTGGCTGACCGACACCCAAGGGGTGATCCTCGATGTGAACGACACCTACGCCCGTCAGTCCGGCTATGGTCGGGACGAATTGATCGGCATGCGCATCAGCGATCTGGAGGCCCGTGAAACCCCCGAGGAAACGGCGACGCATGTCGGCCGCCTCATGGAAAAGGGCAGCGATCTTTTTGAAACCATGCACCGCCGTAAGGACGGATCGACCTGGGACGTGGAAATCAGTTGCACCTATAGCCCCTTCAGCGGCGGACGTTTCACGGTGTTTGCGCGCGACATCAGCGCACGCAAGCAGGCCGATGCGGCCCTCAGGGAGAAAAACGAGGAGATGGAGCGCCTGGTCTACACCGTGTCTCACGATCTGCGCACGCCGCTCATCACCATCAAGGCCTATCTCGGCTTTCTCCAGCAGGATCTGGCCGCGCACATCACTGAGGAAATCGCCACGGACATGACGCATATGCACGCGGCGGCCGACAAGATGGAACGGCTGCTGGAAGAGTTGCTGCACTATTCGCGGGTCGGTCGCCTCAATCCGGCGGTCGTGGATATCGGTTTTCGGCAACTGGTCGATGAGGGCTGCAAGGCCGCCGCCGGGCGTCTGGCTTCCAGGCAGGTCGAGGTCAAGGTGCGCGATGCGGACCTCGTCCTGCACGGCGATCCCCTGCGCCTGGCGCAGATCTGGCAGAACTTGATCGACAACGCCGCCAAATACATGGGTGATCAGGCCGCGCCGCGCATCGACATCGGCGTGGAGAATCAGGGAGCGGCCTGGGTATTTTTCGTGCGCGACAACGGTATGGGCGTCGCGCCCGAGAATCAGGAAAAAATCTTTGGGCTTTTTGATAAAATCGACAAGCATAGCGAAGGCACGGGGCTGGGGCTCGCCCTCGTCAAAAGGATCGTCGAGTCCTATCGAGGTCGTATCTGGGTTGAGTCGCAAGGAGCGGGGCAGGGGAGTTGCTTTCGGTTCACCCTGCCCGAGGCTCTGCCCGCGCAAGGAGAAGGGAGTCTATGA
- a CDS encoding response regulator, with amino-acid sequence MTGEPVVILLAEDDPAHAEIVRRNMEKSRILNHLEHVVDGREALDYLYRLGRFADPLRSPRPGLILLDLRMPRVDGLEVLRTIKNDPDLSNIPVVVLTTSAAETDVAKAYEHHANSYLVKPVDFAQFVDLLGVIGYYWLVWNQNPQLRP; translated from the coding sequence ATGACGGGAGAGCCGGTTGTCATACTTTTGGCCGAGGATGATCCTGCGCATGCCGAAATCGTGCGCCGCAACATGGAAAAATCGCGGATACTCAATCACCTCGAGCACGTGGTGGACGGTCGGGAGGCGCTTGATTACCTGTACCGGCTCGGTCGGTTCGCCGACCCCCTGCGCTCTCCGCGCCCGGGGTTGATTCTTTTGGATCTGCGCATGCCGCGGGTCGACGGCCTCGAGGTGCTGCGGACCATCAAGAACGACCCCGACCTCTCGAACATACCCGTCGTGGTGCTGACCACCTCGGCGGCGGAAACGGATGTGGCCAAAGCCTATGAGCATCACGCCAACAGCTATCTGGTCAAGCCGGTGGATTTTGCTCAGTTTGTCGATTTGCTGGGGGTGATCGGCTATTACTGGCTGGTGTGGAACCAGAATCCCCAACTTCGTCCGTGA
- a CDS encoding putative bifunctional diguanylate cyclase/phosphodiesterase, with amino-acid sequence MTAEPTRILIVEDEGAHAEAISRGFRTADYDTRIFLAGSLADFRRMAAEQAPHIVLLDYNLPDGRAVEVLTAPVEAAEFPVLIMTSHGSEVLAVEAMKAGALDYIVKSPQAFAEMPKTVSRALREWRALREHRRVAEALRHNQEQLQKLSLAVEQSPAAVVITNLDAAIEYVNPKFTQVTGYTLEEVRGKNPRILQSGEMPREDYLRLWQTLLAGREWHGEFLNKRKDGSLFWEQASISPLRNDQGRVTHYIAVKEDITARKRYEMQLEHQATHDDLTGLANRALLHDRLEQAIHQARRSGRLVAVLLLDLDRFKLVNDSLGHAVGDKMLCQVGERLRKSVREVDTVARLGGDEFVILLTEICDIDDVGQVAAKILRHLGEPLALDGREISIGASLGLSIYPRDASDGATLIRNADIAMYRAKQEGGSFSFYANEMNLRLLETLELESALRQALDRRQFCLHYQPKVGLTSGRVLGCEALIRWQHPQRGMISPAEFIPLAEETGLIVPIGHWALREACRQTRQWLEQGLSPRNVAVNLSARQFRKGDLVDVVRQVLAENALDPDLLELELTESMIMDDPVGAEQTMRRLKNLGVGLSLDDFGTGYSSLNYLRRFPVDSLKIDRSFIADVVSDPSGSSVVTSVISIAHNLGLSAIAEGVETSDQLDFLVDNGCDMLQGYIFSKPMPADEYAELLRRDPRLECPGTAWG; translated from the coding sequence ATGACGGCTGAGCCGACCAGAATTCTCATCGTCGAGGACGAAGGTGCCCATGCTGAGGCGATCTCCCGCGGCTTTCGGACGGCCGACTACGATACCCGGATCTTTCTCGCCGGTTCACTGGCTGATTTTCGGCGCATGGCGGCCGAACAAGCACCGCACATCGTGCTTTTGGATTACAACTTGCCCGACGGTCGTGCCGTCGAGGTTCTTACGGCGCCCGTCGAGGCGGCCGAGTTTCCCGTGCTCATCATGACCTCCCACGGCAGCGAGGTGCTTGCCGTCGAAGCCATGAAGGCCGGGGCTCTCGACTACATTGTCAAATCACCCCAAGCCTTCGCCGAGATGCCCAAGACGGTGAGCCGCGCCCTGCGCGAATGGCGCGCACTGCGCGAGCATCGGCGGGTGGCCGAGGCCCTGCGGCACAACCAAGAGCAGTTGCAGAAGCTGAGTCTCGCCGTCGAGCAGAGCCCCGCCGCCGTGGTCATCACCAACCTCGATGCCGCCATTGAATACGTCAATCCCAAATTCACCCAGGTCACCGGCTACACCCTGGAGGAAGTGCGGGGAAAAAATCCCCGCATTCTGCAATCCGGCGAGATGCCGCGCGAGGATTACCTCAGGCTGTGGCAAACCTTATTGGCCGGAAGGGAGTGGCATGGCGAATTTCTCAATAAACGCAAGGACGGCAGTCTGTTCTGGGAGCAGGCCTCCATTTCGCCCTTGCGCAACGATCAGGGGCGCGTCACCCATTACATTGCGGTCAAGGAAGACATCACCGCACGCAAGCGCTACGAAATGCAACTCGAGCATCAGGCCACGCACGATGATCTGACCGGCCTGGCCAATCGCGCCCTGCTGCATGACCGCCTGGAGCAGGCCATTCATCAAGCCCGACGCTCGGGGCGGCTGGTGGCCGTTCTGCTGCTTGATCTTGATCGCTTCAAGCTGGTCAACGACAGCCTCGGCCACGCCGTTGGCGACAAGATGCTCTGCCAAGTGGGTGAACGCCTGCGTAAATCGGTTCGCGAGGTCGATACGGTGGCGCGACTGGGCGGCGATGAATTCGTCATCCTGCTCACGGAAATTTGCGATATCGACGATGTGGGCCAGGTGGCGGCGAAAATCCTGCGCCATCTTGGGGAACCCCTGGCTCTCGACGGTCGGGAAATCTCCATCGGCGCAAGCCTGGGATTAAGTATTTACCCGCGCGACGCCTCCGACGGCGCCACCCTCATCCGCAACGCCGACATCGCCATGTACCGGGCGAAACAGGAGGGCGGAAGTTTCTCCTTCTACGCTAACGAGATGAATCTGCGGCTTTTGGAAACCCTCGAGCTCGAAAGCGCTCTGCGTCAAGCCCTCGATCGTCGCCAGTTTTGTCTGCATTATCAACCCAAGGTCGGCTTGACGAGCGGACGTGTGCTTGGTTGCGAGGCGCTGATCCGCTGGCAACATCCTCAGCGAGGCATGATTTCTCCGGCGGAATTCATTCCCTTGGCCGAGGAAACCGGGCTCATCGTGCCCATCGGCCATTGGGCGCTGCGCGAAGCTTGCCGGCAGACCCGGCAATGGCTGGAACAGGGCCTCTCGCCCCGGAATGTGGCCGTGAATCTCTCCGCGCGCCAGTTCCGCAAGGGCGACCTGGTGGACGTGGTGCGGCAGGTGCTGGCCGAAAACGCGCTGGATCCCGATCTGCTGGAGTTGGAGCTCACCGAGAGCATGATCATGGATGATCCCGTCGGCGCGGAACAGACCATGCGCCGGCTCAAGAATCTGGGCGTGGGGCTGAGTCTCGACGATTTCGGCACCGGGTATTCAAGTCTCAACTATCTGCGTCGATTTCCCGTCGACAGCCTGAAAATCGACCGTTCCTTCATCGCCGACGTGGTCAGCGATCCCAGCGGATCCTCGGTGGTCACCAGCGTCATCTCCATTGCCCACAACCTGGGATTGTCGGCCATCGCCGAAGGGGTCGAAACCAGCGATCAGCTCGATTTTCTGGTCGACAACGGGTGCGATATGCTGCAGGGCTATATTTTCAGCAAGCCGATGCCCGCCGACGAATACGCTGAACTGCTGCGGCGCGATCCGCGACTTGAATGTCCCGGAACCGCCTGGGGGTGA
- a CDS encoding sensor histidine kinase — MSAEPLNILVVEDDQAHALAICRAFKTPDGWVRIEVAETLRDFQHMARAQRPDIVLMDLNLPDGRAIDLLHNTREERSYPVLILTALSDEKAAVAAMKAGALDYVVKTPAAFADLPRIVGRALREWNLLEREKKAQAELIRASQLASLGELAAGVAHEINNPINGVINYAQMLVNRLPSDGDERELAARIIQEGERIAQIVGGLLAFARPQQERITPLNIGDVVKCCLPLVEAQLRREDVRLVLSLPSDLPLVPGKKQQLQQVILNLISNARHALNEKYPGADPGKVLEIRAEEIADEVGARVRLTFRDQGTGIPEEVRDKIFNPFFTTKPADRGTGLGLSISYGIIKDHGGTLRVSSQTGLYTVVCVELPIAGGRGGD, encoded by the coding sequence TTGTCCGCCGAGCCGCTGAACATTCTGGTCGTGGAGGACGATCAGGCCCACGCCCTGGCGATCTGCCGCGCCTTCAAGACCCCGGATGGCTGGGTCCGCATCGAGGTTGCCGAAACCTTGCGGGATTTTCAACACATGGCGCGAGCCCAACGACCGGACATCGTGCTGATGGATCTGAATCTTCCCGACGGACGGGCCATCGATTTGCTCCACAATACTCGAGAGGAAAGATCCTATCCGGTTTTGATCCTGACGGCTCTAAGCGATGAGAAAGCGGCCGTGGCCGCCATGAAGGCCGGGGCTCTCGATTATGTCGTCAAGACGCCCGCGGCTTTTGCCGATCTGCCGCGCATCGTCGGGCGCGCCCTGCGCGAATGGAATCTGCTCGAGCGCGAGAAAAAAGCCCAGGCCGAACTGATCCGCGCTTCGCAGCTCGCCTCCCTGGGGGAATTGGCGGCCGGTGTCGCCCATGAGATCAACAACCCCATCAACGGCGTGATCAACTACGCGCAGATGCTCGTCAATCGTTTGCCAAGCGACGGCGACGAGCGCGAACTCGCCGCCCGCATCATTCAGGAAGGCGAGCGCATCGCCCAGATCGTCGGCGGACTGCTCGCCTTCGCGCGCCCGCAGCAAGAGCGCATAACCCCGCTCAACATCGGCGACGTCGTGAAATGCTGCCTGCCGCTGGTCGAGGCGCAGTTGCGCCGGGAGGATGTACGCCTGGTCCTCAGCCTTCCTTCCGACCTGCCGCTCGTGCCGGGGAAAAAACAGCAGTTGCAGCAGGTTATTCTCAACCTCATCAGCAATGCCCGCCATGCCCTTAACGAAAAATACCCCGGCGCCGATCCGGGGAAAGTTCTTGAAATCCGCGCCGAGGAGATCGCGGACGAGGTCGGCGCGCGGGTGCGTCTGACCTTCAGGGATCAGGGCACGGGCATCCCCGAAGAGGTGCGCGACAAGATTTTCAATCCCTTTTTCACGACCAAGCCGGCCGATCGCGGCACGGGCCTGGGTTTGAGCATCAGCTACGGCATCATCAAGGATCACGGCGGAACCCTGCGGGTGTCGAGTCAGACCGGCCTCTACACGGTCGTCTGCGTTGAACTGCCCATCGCCGGCGGTCGGGGAGGCGATTGA
- a CDS encoding sigma-54 dependent transcriptional regulator translates to MADKILVVDDEESIRFTFKAFLAEEGYEVVTAATAENALARIAETQFDLLFLDILLGADSGIELLRRFRETNRQSPVIMMTGFPTIDTATEALRLGAYDYLPKPVNQETLLRVTRMALRFKCLDAEKQRQQAHLEAVFRSVKDAIITVDEHLRLLAYNDAARALCDFSPRHLGQDFSGDFIGCTGCCLEPLRDTLRTRDALSVERLECRGRNGASRVVTLNTAPLLDESGHFSGAVLVIRDETRLHELERNLRERGRFHKMVGSTAAMQALYELVEQLGQVPTTVLITGESGTGKELIAEALHEKSARRAGPFIKVNCAALSENLLESELFGHVKGAFTGAVRDVAGRFEKAHGGTIFLDEIGDISPRMQVRLLRVLQEKVIERVGDGTPIPVDVRVIAATHQDLGAKIRRGEFREDLFYRLKVVNVELPPLRERRADIPLLVEHFLAKFNHRFARNVRGISQSVAELFLAHPWPGNIRELEHAIEHAFILCRGEVLALEHLPPDLRTRSESAVKPIASRTEDLSATIAQALAQAGGNKAKAARLLGISRRTLYRKIEELNLCFD, encoded by the coding sequence ATGGCGGACAAGATCCTGGTGGTGGACGATGAGGAGAGCATTCGTTTCACCTTCAAGGCCTTTCTCGCGGAGGAAGGCTATGAGGTCGTGACGGCGGCCACCGCCGAGAACGCCCTGGCGCGGATCGCCGAAACACAATTCGACCTGCTGTTCCTGGATATTCTGCTCGGCGCCGACAGCGGCATCGAACTGCTGCGTCGTTTTCGAGAGACGAACCGGCAGAGTCCGGTCATCATGATGACGGGATTTCCGACGATTGATACCGCCACCGAGGCATTGCGGCTCGGCGCCTATGATTATCTGCCCAAGCCCGTCAATCAGGAAACCTTGCTGCGGGTGACGCGCATGGCACTGCGCTTCAAATGCCTCGACGCCGAGAAACAACGCCAGCAGGCTCATCTGGAGGCGGTGTTTCGCAGCGTCAAGGATGCCATCATCACCGTCGATGAACATCTGCGCTTGCTGGCCTATAACGACGCCGCACGTGCTCTGTGCGATTTTTCCCCGCGGCACCTGGGCCAGGATTTTTCCGGCGATTTCATCGGTTGCACGGGGTGCTGCCTGGAACCGCTGCGCGACACCCTGCGCACCCGAGACGCTCTGAGCGTCGAGCGCCTGGAGTGCCGCGGCCGCAACGGCGCATCGCGGGTGGTGACCCTCAATACGGCGCCGCTGCTCGATGAATCGGGACATTTTTCCGGAGCGGTGCTGGTGATTCGCGATGAAACGCGCCTGCATGAACTGGAGCGCAACCTGCGCGAGCGCGGCCGTTTTCACAAGATGGTGGGGAGCACGGCGGCGATGCAGGCCCTCTACGAACTGGTGGAGCAACTTGGCCAGGTGCCGACCACCGTGCTCATCACCGGCGAGAGCGGCACCGGCAAGGAACTGATCGCCGAGGCCCTGCACGAAAAGAGCGCGCGGCGCGCCGGCCCCTTCATCAAGGTCAATTGCGCGGCGCTCTCGGAAAACCTGCTCGAGAGCGAGCTCTTCGGGCACGTGAAAGGCGCCTTCACCGGCGCGGTGCGCGATGTGGCGGGGCGTTTTGAAAAAGCGCACGGCGGCACCATCTTTCTCGATGAGATCGGCGACATTTCCCCGCGCATGCAGGTGCGGTTGCTGCGCGTCCTGCAGGAGAAGGTCATCGAGCGGGTGGGCGATGGCACTCCCATTCCCGTCGATGTGCGCGTGATCGCCGCGACCCATCAGGATCTGGGGGCCAAAATCCGCCGGGGCGAATTTCGCGAAGATCTCTTCTACCGCCTGAAAGTCGTCAATGTGGAGCTGCCGCCCCTGCGCGAGCGGCGCGCCGACATCCCGCTGCTGGTCGAGCATTTTCTCGCAAAATTCAATCACCGCTTTGCGCGAAACGTGCGCGGAATCTCCCAAAGCGTCGCCGAACTGTTCCTGGCTCACCCCTGGCCAGGCAACATTCGCGAGCTTGAACATGCCATCGAACACGCCTTTATTCTCTGCCGGGGCGAGGTGCTCGCCCTGGAGCATCTGCCGCCCGATCTGCGGACCCGGAGCGAATCCGCCGTCAAGCCGATCGCCTCGCGAACCGAGGATCTTTCCGCGACCATCGCGCAAGCCCTTGCCCAGGCCGGAGGAAATAAGGCCAAGGCCGCGCGCCTGCTTGGGATCAGTCGGCGCACCCTGTATCGCAAGATCGAGGAGCTGAACCTTTGTTTTGATTGA
- a CDS encoding chemotaxis protein CheW, translated as MNVESTNDAHQYLTFKLDREVFALGIDKVREVLDYTAITRVPKTPDFMRGVINVRGGVVPVVDLRVKFGMEPTPQTVNTCIIIVEIFLEGESTILGALADQVEEVLDLLPAQIEPAPRIGTRLRTDFIKGMGKTEERFIILLDIDRVFSSEELALVAGEDQKMAAQA; from the coding sequence GTGAATGTGGAAAGCACCAATGACGCCCATCAGTACCTAACCTTCAAACTCGACCGTGAAGTTTTCGCCCTGGGCATCGACAAGGTGCGCGAGGTGCTCGACTACACGGCCATCACCCGGGTGCCCAAAACGCCCGACTTCATGCGCGGGGTGATCAACGTGCGCGGCGGGGTTGTGCCGGTGGTCGATCTGCGCGTGAAGTTCGGCATGGAGCCCACACCGCAGACGGTCAACACCTGCATCATCATCGTCGAGATTTTCTTGGAAGGGGAAAGCACCATCCTCGGCGCCCTGGCCGACCAGGTCGAGGAAGTTCTCGACCTTCTGCCGGCGCAGATCGAACCCGCGCCGCGCATCGGCACGCGTCTGCGCACCGACTTCATCAAGGGCATGGGCAAGACCGAGGAGCGCTTCATCATCCTGCTCGACATCGACCGGGTGTTCTCCAGCGAGGAATTGGCCCTGGTCGCGGGCGAAGATCAGAAAATGGCGGCTCAAGCTTGA